In the Henningerozyma blattae CBS 6284 chromosome 8, complete genome genome, one interval contains:
- the KGD2 gene encoding dihydrolipoyl transsuccinylase (similar to Saccharomyces cerevisiae KGD2 (YDR148C); ancestral locus Anc_8.329) — MLSRSVRNSIKSQSIKSMKLVPTSAKILVSHETINANLNKRCYSVYNKTNYNKNQIKFTNVSCNFNYNLKRFNSTSVKVPPMAESLTEGSLKEFSKSVGEYIKEDELLATIETDKIDIEVNSPVTGKIVKLNFKPEDTVTVGEELAVIEPGEAPAGGAAPAASDAAPTPAKEEAPAQTQAAPAQTQAAAPAASKPAAPTPKKEAPPAISLEEPVRTTSFSRNENKIKMNRMRLRIAERLKESQNTAASLTTFNEVDMSAVLEMRKLYKDEIIKKTGTKFGFMGLFSKASTLAAKDIPGINGAIVDDSIVYRDYCDISIAVATPKGLVTPVIRNAESLSVLEIENEIVRLSTKARSNKLTLEDMTGGTFTISNGGVFGSLMGTPIINTPQTAVLGLHGVKQRPVTLPDGKIESRPMMYLALTYDHRLVDGREAVIFLRTVKELIEDPRKMLLF; from the coding sequence ATGTTATCCAGATCTGTCCgtaattctattaaatcTCAATCAATCAAATCAATGAAGTTGGTCCCCACTTCTGCTAAGATATTAGTTTCTCATGAAACTATAAATGctaatttgaataaaagaTGTTATTCAGTTTATAATAAGAccaattataataaaaatcaaattaaatttaccAATGTAAGttgtaatttcaattacaatttgaaaagattCAATTCTACCTCAGTCAAAGTGCCTCCAATGGCTGAATCTTTAACTGAAGGTTCTTTGAAggaattttcaaaatctgTGGGTGAATATATTAAggaagatgaattattggCTACTATTGAAACTGATAAGATCGATATAGAAGTCAATTCTCCAGTGACTGGGAAGATtgtaaaattgaatttcaaaCCAGAAGATACTGTCACTGTAGGTGAAGAATTAGCTGTCATTGAACCAGGTGAAGCTCCTGCTGGTGGTGCTGCTCCAGCTGCTTCTGATGCTGCTCCTACACCAGCCAAGGAAGAAGCTCCTGCTCAGACTCAAGCTGCTCCTGCTCAGACTCAAGCTGCTGCTCCAGCTGCTTCAAAACCAGCTGCTCCAACTCCAAAAAAGGAAGCTCCACCTGCCATTTCCTTAGAAGAACCAGTACGTACAACTTCATTTTCCAGAAATGAAAACAAAATCAAGATGAACCGTATGAGATTAAGAATTGCAGAAAGATTAAAGGAATCTCAAAACACTGCCGCTTCATTAACTACTTTCAATGAAGTTGATATGTCTGCAGTATTAGAAATGAGAAAATTATAcaaagatgaaattatcAAGAAGACCGGTACCAAGTTTGGTTTCATGGGTTTGTTCTCAAAGGCATCTACTTTAGCCGCTAAGGATATTCCAGGTATCAATGGTGCCATTGTTGATGATTCCATTGTTTATAGAGATTACTGTGATATTTCTATTGCTGTGGCTACACCAAAAGGTTTAGTGACTCCAGTGATACGTAATGCTGAATCATTATCTGttttagaaattgaaaacGAAATTGTTAGATTAAGTACAAAGGCAAGATCTAATAAATTGACTCTTGAAGATATGACCGGTGGTACTTTTACTATTTCTAATGGTGGTGTGTTTGGTTCTTTAATGGGTACtccaattattaatactCCACAAACTGCCGTCTTAGGTTTACATGGTGTTAAACAAAGACCAGTTACATTGCCAGATGGTAAGATTGAATCAAGACCAATGATGTATTTAGCATTGACTTATGACCATAGATTAGTTGATGGTAGAGAAGCTGTGATTTTCTTGAGAACTGTTAAAGAATTGATTGAAGATCCAAGAAAgatgttgttgttttga